A genomic window from Salvia splendens isolate huo1 chromosome 11, SspV2, whole genome shotgun sequence includes:
- the LOC121753746 gene encoding cinnamyl alcohol dehydrogenase 1-like: MGSLEAERNTVGWAAREPSGILSPYTYTLRNTGPGDVYLKVMCCGICHSDIHQIKNDLGMSNYPMVPGHEVVGEVVEVGSDVTKFRAGDVVGVGCIVGCCGSCRPCKADIEQYCNKKIWSYNDVYTDGKPTQGGFANAMVVDQKFVVKIPDGMAPEQAAPLLCAGVTVYSPLNHFGLKQSGLRGGILGLGGVGHMGVKIAKAMGHHVTVISSSDKKRAEALDHLGADEYLVSSDAARMQEAADSLDYIIDTIPVNHPLEPYLSVLKIDGKLILMGVINTPLQFISPMVMLGRKSITGSFIGSMNELEEMLEFCKDKDLSSTIEIVKMDYINTAFERLEKNDVRYRFVVDVAGSKLEL; this comes from the exons ATGGGCAGTTTGGAAGCAGAAAGAAATACAGTGGGGTGGGCTGCAAGAGAACCTTCAGGGATTCTGTCCCCATATACATACACTCTCAG AAACACAGGGCCTGGGGATGTTTATTTGAAAGTAATGTGCTGTGGGATTTGCCACTCTGATATTCACCAGATCAAGAATGACCTTGGCATGTCCAATTACCCCATGGTTCCTGG TCATGAAGTGGTTGGTGAGGTGGTTGAGGTTGGATCAGATGTGACCAAATTCCGGGCTGGTGATGTGGTCGGAGTTGGCTGCATCGTCGGGTGCTGTGGCAGCTGTCGCCCGTGCAAGGCTGACATCGAGCAATACTGCAACAAGAAGATTTGGTCGTATAACGACGTTTACACTGATGGAAAGCCCACTCAAGGGGGTTTTGCTAATGCTATGGTTGTTGATCAGAA GTTCGTGGTGAAAATCCCTGATGGAATGGCACCGGAGCAGGCTGCACCGTTGCTATGTGCAGGGGTGACCGTGTACAGTCCCCTCAACCATTTTGGCCTAAAACAGAGCGGCCTAAGAGGCGGCATCTTGGGGCTTGGAGGGGTCGGACATATGGGAGTGAAGATCGCGAAGGCCATGGGCCACCATGTTACGGTTATCAGCTCCTCAGATAAGAAGAGAGCGGAGGCGTTGGATCACCTAGGCGCTGATGAGTACTTGGTGAGCTCGGATGCTGCTCGGATGCAAGAGGCTGCTGACTCGCTGGACTACATAATCGACACGATCCCCGTGAACCATCCCTTGGAGCCTTACCTCTCTGTGTTGAAAATTGATGGAAAACTGATCTTGATGGGAGTTATTAATACTCCTTTGCAATTTATCAGCCCAATGGTCATGCTTG GGAGGAAGAGTATCACGGGAAGCTTCATCGGTAGCATGAACGAGCTAGAGGAAATGCTGGAGTTTTGCAAGGATAAGGACCTTTCTTCCACAATTGAGATAGTGAAGATGGATTACATTAACACTGCCTTCGAGAGGCTCGAAAAGAACGATGTTCGATACAGGTTCGTGGTCGATGTTGCAGGGAGCAAACTTGAGCTATGA
- the LOC121756406 gene encoding triacylglycerol lipase 1-like — MEFPAVAISAALALFILFASTAVYSAQDVDIASQLLSKSSSTAGLCANVIEPSGFPCTEHTTRTKDGYVLGLQRVTSPSVAVHKGAPPVLLIHGLFMGGDAWFLDSPNQSLGFILANRGYDVWVGNVRGTRWSHGHVSLTEEDKDFWDWSWQELALHDLGEMIHYIYSTTNSEVLVVGHSQGTIMSLAALTQPDIAKMVKAAALLCPISYLDHITAPFVLKLVKMRLDEIILALGIHELNFKSEWGTHIMDMMCDGRLDCADMLSSVTGENCCFNSSRIDSYLEYEPHPSSSKNLHHLFQMIREGTFAMYDYGVWKNLMHYKQRKPPAFDVSSIPSSLPIWMGYGGNDALADVADVQRTIKELVSKPELLYLENYGHIDFLLSTRGKEDVYDSMLAFFGSLGKTSSY; from the exons ATGGAGTTTCCTGCTGTGGCGATCTCCGCGGCGTTGGCGCTATTCATTTTGTTCGCATCTACCGCCGTTTATTCAGCTCAGGACGTCGACATCGCCTCGCAGCTCCTCTCCAAGTCATCCAGCACAGCCGGTCTTTGCGCTAATGTCATCGAGCCTTCTGGATTCCCTTGCACCGAACACACT ACTCGGACAAAAGATGGATATGTTTTGGGACTTCAGCGTGTTACGTCTCCTTCTGTAGCTGTGCATAAAGGGGCACCTCCAGTTTTGCTCATTCATGGACTTTTTATG GGAGGTGATGCATGGTTCTTGGATTCTCCAAATCAATCCTTGGGTTTTATACTTGCCAACCGTGGTTATGATGTGTGGGTTGGTAATGTACGTGGAACACGTTGGAGTCATGGTCATGTATCTCTGACAGAGGAAGATAAG GATTTCTGGGATTGGAGTTGGCAAGAACTGGCTCTTCATGACCTGGGAGAAATGATTCATTACATATACTCAACTACAAACTCCGAAGTATTAGTTGTCGGACATTCACAG GGAACAATCATGTCTCTGGCGGCCTTAACTCAACCAGATATAGCAAAAATGGTTAAGGCTGCTGCACTTCTCTGTCCTATATCATACCTGGATCATATCACTGCTCCTTTTGTTCTGAAATTAGTTAAAATGCGTCTAGACGAG ATAATTCTGGCATTGGGAATTCATGAGCTCAATTTCAAAAG TGAATGGGGCACTCACATCATGGATATGATGTGCGACGGACGTCTGGACTGTGCTGACATGCTTTCTTCAGTTACAG GGGAGAATTGCTGCTTCAATAGCTCGCGGATCGATTCCTATCTTGAATATGAGCCTCACCCATCATCCTCAAAGAATTTGCACCATCTTTTCCAGA TGATCCGTGAGGGTACATTTGCGATGTATGACTATGGAGTGTGGAAAAATCTAATGCACTACAAGCAGAGGAAGCCACCAGCATTTGATGTCAGCTCCATCCCCAGTTCATTGCCGATCTGGATGGGATACGGAGGCAATGATGCATTAGCAGACGTTGCAGATGTGCAGCGTACAATCAAGGAATTGGTATCAAAACCTGAATTGCTCTATCTTGAAAACTACGGACACATAGATTTCCTTTTAAGCACGAGAGGCAAGGAAGATGTTTACGACAGTATGCTTGCTTTCTTTGGCTCCTTAGGAAAAACCAGCTCTTATTGA
- the LOC121754234 gene encoding LYR motif-containing protein At3g19508-like codes for MVYREMQKVLRAYGEVLRLVRRLPEDSRPYYAKFARENFVNYREVDPKDAAAVQDLLRRTYNHSLWVLSKYGVDESVAGKLKGICSA; via the exons ATGGTTTACCGAGAAATGCAGAAGGTGCTAAGAGCCTACGGCGAGGTGCTGCGGCTGGTGCGCCGCCTGCCAGAGGACAGCAGGCCTTACTACGCCAAATTCGCCCGTGAAAACTTTGTCAATTACCGAGAAGTCGACCCCAAAGACGCCGCCGCCGTCCAAGACCTCCTCCGCCGCACCTACAATCATTCTCTTTGGGTCCTCAGCAAG TATGGTGTGGATGAATCTGTGGCGGGTAAGCTTAAAGGAATCTGCTCTGCTTGA
- the LOC121755105 gene encoding alpha-L-fucosidase 2-like: MLRKGFSILLLVLAVELSFWFGVGVSVNDKDVWSSSLEKGTNGVRSLEIRFDGAATHWTDALPVGNGRLGAMIWGGIANDTINLNEDTLWTGTPGDYENPDAPTTLSEVRKLVDNGKYADATAVAANLSGNPSAVYQLLGDIKLEFDESHAAYDKGTYQRVLDLDTAAVKVQYSVNQVEYERDYFASYPDEVIVMKISVNKSSSLNFTVSLDSKLHHHAYANNNSQIILDGRCPGRRIPPHVFGNSSPKERDALGPVQHTNPKGIEYFAVLDLQIGDGVGNVRVVDGRKLQVVGCNWAVIRLVASSTFDGPFTNPEDSKRDPSSESLSKMDAAKAHSYADLYSRHVNDYQALFHRVSLQLTKGPTNVTKNDKDGVMTTAERVKSFKIDEDPSLVELLFQYGRYLLIACSRPGSQPANLQGIWNKDIEPAWDGAPHLNINLQMNYWPSLSCNLKESQEPLFDYISSLSVNGKKTAQVNYGASGWVTHQVSDIWAKTSPDRGQAVWALWPLGGAWLCTHLWDHYAYTMDKEFLRNKAYPLMEGCTSFLLDWLIECPGGRLETNPSTSPEHTFTAPDGKPASVSYSATMDMQIIREVFSNIVSAAEELGKSDDLIARVRKAQARLRPTTIAKDGSIMEWAEEFADPEVHHRHLSHLFGLFPGHSINVEQTPDLCKAAENTLIKRGEEGPGWSTTWKAASWARLHNSEHAYRMVKHLFDLVEPSHESDFEGGLYANLFTAHPPFQIDANFGFSAAVAEMLVQSSVRDLYLLPALPREKWANGCAKGLKVHGGLTVSLCWSEGDLDQLGIWSNNGGNGVKTLHYRGAAATANISSGILYTFNSHLECVDTRTLL, from the exons ATGTTACGCAAAGGGTTTTCGATTTTGTTGCTTGTGTTGGCTGTGGAGCTGAGTTTCTGGTTTGGAGTCGGTGTGAGTGTGAATGATAAGGATGTGTGGAGCTCGAGTTTGGAGAAAGGCACCAATGGTGTGAGGAGCCTTGAGATTAGGTTTGATGGGGCTGCTACACACTGGACTGATGCTCTTCCTGTTGGGAATGGGCGCCTTGGTGCTATGATTTGGGGTGGCATTGCCAACGACACCATTAATCTCAATG AGGACACCCTTTGGACAGGGACTCCTGGTGATTATGAAAATCCTGATGCTCCAACCACCCTATCTGAGGTTAGGAAGCTCGTCGATAATGGGAAGTATGCAGATGCTACTGCAGTTGCAGCCAATCTCTCGGGAAACCCTTCTGCT GTGTACCAGCTCTTGGGAGACATAAAGCTAGAGTTTGATGAGTCTCATGCTGCTTATGATAAAGGAACTTATCAAAGAGTGTTGGATTTAGACACAGCGGCCGTTAAAGTGCAGTATTCTGTCAATCAAGTTGAGTATGAAAGGGACTATTTCGCTTCATATCCGGATGAAGTAATTGTGATGAAGATTTCTGTAAATAAGTCTTCATCTCTAAATTTTACAGTTTCCCTAGACAGCAAACTGCATCACCATGCTTATGCAAATAACAACAGCCAAATAATTTTAGATGGACGCTGTCCAGGCAGAAGAATCCCTCCGCACGTCTTTGGGAACTCTAGTCCCAAAGAAAGAGACGCTCTCGGGCCTGTTCAGCACACCAATCCGAAGGGGATTGAGTATTTTGCAGTTCTAGATTTGCAGATTGGAGATGGTGTAGGTAACGTTCGTGTTGTGGATGGTAGAAAGCTACAGGTGGTGGGTTGCAACTGGGCTGTTATCCGTCTCGTTGCATCATCAACATTTGACGGACCCTTCACAAACCCCGAGGATTCAAAAAGGGATCCCAGCTCTGAGTCCCTAAGTAAAATGGATGCTGCGAAAGCACACTCATATGCTGATCTGTACTCACGCCATGTCAATGACTATCAAGCACTTTTCCATCGTGTCTCATTGCAGCTTACCAAGGGCCCCACAAATGTTACCAAAAATGACAAGGATGGGGTGATGACAACTGCTGAGAGGGTTAAGTCTTTTAAAATTGATGAAGATCCTTCACTAGTTGAGCTTCTGTTCCAGTATGGTCGATACCTATTGATTGCTTGTTCGCGTCCTGGATCCCAGCCTGCAAACCTTCAAGGCATCTGGAACAAGGATATTGAGCCAGCATGGGA TGGTGCTCCTCACTTGAATATCAATCTCCAAATGAACTATTGGCCTTCTCTCTCTTGCAACCTCAAAGAGTCCCAAGAGCCTTTGTTTGACTATATTTCTTCTCTGTCTGTGAATGGGAAAAAGACTGCACAG GTGAACTATGGAGCTAGCGGTTGGGTTACACATCAGGTATCTGATATATGGGCCAAAACATCTCCAGATCGTGGTCAAGCCGTGTGGGCTTTGTGGCCGCTGGGTGGAGCTTGGCTTTGTACTCATTTATGGGACCATTATGCTTATACAATGGACAAA GAATTCTTGAGAAACAAAGCATATCCATTGATGGAAGGCTGCACGTCGTTTTTACTGGACTGGTTAATTGAATGCCCTGGCGGAAGACTTGAAACAAATCCATCAACCTCTCCAGAGCACACGTTTACTGCTCCGGATGGTAAGCCAGCTAGTGTAAGCTACTCAGCAACCATGGACATGCAAATTATTAGAGAGGTTTTCTCCAACATTGTTTCTGCTGCGGAG GAACTGGGCAAAAGCGATGATCTTATTGCAAGAGTCCGTAAAGCTCAAGCACGCCTTAGGCCTACCACAATTGCTAAGGATGGGTCCATTATGGAATGG GCAGAGGAGTTTGCAGATCCAGAGGTGCACCACAGGCATCTGTCACATCTATTCGGGCTTTTCCCTGGGCACAGCATCAATGTCGAGCAGACCCCCGATCTATGTAAAGCAGCAGAGAACACCCTAATCAAACGAG GAGAGGAGGGTCCGGGATGGTCGACCACATGGAAAGCTGCCTCATGGGCACGGCTGCATAACAGCGAGCATGCATACCGGATGGTGAAGCATCTTTTCGATCTAGTGGAGCCCAGCCACGAGAGCGACTTTGAAGGAGGGCTATACGCCAACCTCTTCACCGCTCATCCACCTTTCCAGATCGATGCAAACTTCGG ATTTTCGGCAGCAGTGGCGGAGATGCTAGTTCAGAGCAGCGTGAGAGACTTGTATCTGCTGCCGGCTCTTCCTCGAGAGAAGTGGGCGAATGGCTGCGCGAAGGGGCTCAAGGTGCACGGCGGCCTAACCGTGAGCTTGTGCTGGAGTGAAGGAGatcttgatcaacttggcattTGGTCCAACAATGGTGGAAATGGTGTGAAGACGTTGCATTATAGGGGAGCTGCAGCCACTGCTAATATCTCATCGGGCATACTTTACACTTTCAACAGCCACTTGGAATGCGTAGACACACGCACACTTCTGTAA